Part of the Bacillota bacterium genome is shown below.
TGCGAAGGCAAATGCCGAAGCTGGCGATAGATATCATGTTGCAGGCCACATTTTCCGGTCAGTTTCGGGCCTAAATCAGGTGCTGTTTGCCTGCAATAGGGCTTACTGCATCAATGAAAAAAGAGCAGTGAGGCTGATCGACACCCTGGAACGCAAGCCCGCAGACTATAGCGGAAAGGTTAATCGGATTTTTGCAGCTCTCGGCGTTTCACTCCAGGAATGCTGTGACCTGACCGAGGAGCTTTACAGTGAAGTGAAAGAAATAGTCGCGGCAGTGACCAATGGGTGAACAGAGGAATAGCTGAGATAACTGAGGTGAAGGACACCGAGCGCGATGGCCCATGCTCAATGCCTGCTCATCGGGATGCTGGAACAGGCTCAGAGGCAGTATTCCGCGATGAGCAGGCATTAGTGCTGTGGTTACTGGTTCTGGGATAGGGCTACGGCATCCCGGACAAAACCATCGGCCCTTGCCAGTAGTTCCTCGGCTTCCTGGCGATCACAATGGGCCAGCAGCATCACGATGGCGGTTTTGGGCCGGCGATGCGAAGCGGCAAATGCAGCCTTGGCTGTCTCTAGGTCGCAGCCGGTGGCCAGAGAAATGATGCGGTAGGCCCGCTGGATGAGTTTGCTATTTGTAGGCTGGACATCCACCATTAGGTTGCTGTAAACCTTGCCCCAGCGAATCATTGTGGTGGTGGTCAGCATGTTCAAAACCATTTTCTGGGCCGTTCCCGCTTTCATCCGGGTAGAGCCCGTTAGTACTTCTGGACCCACCAGTGGTGTAATGGCCACATCGGCAAGGGCTGCAATGGGACTGTTGGGAGTACAGGCTACAGCTACGGTCTTGGCACCAATCTCTCGAGCATGGGTCAAGGCACCGATGACATAGGGGGTGCGCCCACTGGCCGCAATGCCAACGACTACGTCCTTGTTGGTGACTCCCGCAGCGATGAGATCAGTCTTTCCCTGGACTGGATCATCCTCGATTCCCTCAATCCCTGTGCGTAGGGCAGGGTTCCCTCCGGCGATAATCCCAGTCACTAGCTCAGGCTCTACCCCAAAGGTGGGGGGGCATTCCGACGCGTCCAGTACCCCCAGGCGGCCGCTGGTGCCACAGCCAACATAGTAGAGGTGTCCGCCCCGCTGGAAGCTGGCTAGGATCAACTCACAGGCCGCGGCAATGTTGTCTAGTTCCGCCTCCACCGCCAGGGGTACCGTCTTATCCTCAGCGTTGATTACTGCCAGAATTTCTCGAGTTGATAGGGTGTCCAGGTCAACGTATGGGGACCGAGTTTCCGTTAAGAGCTTATCTAAGTCCATAGTAGGGTGCTGCCTGCAAGTTCTCACTTTTGGGCAGCCACTTCGCCTCCTTGCCTTGATCTAGAGGTGGAATTCTTTGGCTGTATTTCTGGCTTGATGGATGATGGCCTCCGTCAAGTCCTTGCTGTGGGAAATCGCCAATAACGCTGCGCCCATCACCGGTGGATAGGGAAGGGGCGCTAAATCAAGTCCCGGTTGCAGTTCACTGAGTTCCTCCATCAGCGGCTTGAGGAGTAGCTCTCCCATGGAGAAGAGCCCCCCGGCGTAAAAGGCAGACAGCGAACCTGGGGGAAGCCCGAGGTTACCAGCAACGGTACTGATTTGGCGGGCAAGTTCCCTTGCGGCCACCGCGATGATTTTCTTGGCCACACCATCGCCCTGGGCCGCTTCTTCACCCACTAGGGCAGCCAGCTTCGCGACTTCCGTCGGGGTCAGGGGCGGTCGATAAACGGCCTCGATCAGCTGCCAGGGTTCATCCACCCCAAAGTGTTGGAGGAGACGGGGCAGGAGGGAAGTACGAGGTCCCCTTCCATCGGCTGCTTGGGCCGCGGCTTGAAGGGCCATTTTCCCGATGTGATAGCCACTGCCTTCATCGCCCATCAGATACCCCCAGCCGCCACAGCGGTGTCTTTTTCCCTGTCCATCGATTCCATCGACAATGGAACCGGTTCCGGCGATGACAATTAGTCCCGGCCGGCCAAGGGTGCCGGCAAACAAAGCGATTTGAGAGTCAGCCTGAACTCCATAGCTGGCGGCTATTCGGCTCTGGGAAAGGCGTTGCATTAGTTTGCTTTGCTCCGAGTCTCGGGCCAGGCCGGCAGCACCGATCTCGATACGGGTCAGCGAGCCCGTGGGTGGTATCGATGCCCGGAGTTGATCAACTAATTCTGAGATTTGGGCAAGGAATCCATCCATGCCTAACCTCTGTAGGTTTCCCGGTCCCGCCTTCACAAGGGCCAGGAGGGTGCCATCGGTCTGGGACAACAAAGCTTCGGTGGAGGTGCCTCCGGCATCGATTCCAATCACGTATTCCATTGCTATCCCTGCCTCTCGAAAGACCTATGAAGGTCCTTCTTTACCGCAGGGATCAGTCCTGCACAAATCTGACCGCTAGGAAGGATATCAAAGAGGGACTGCCCCAAAGGAGAGGGGCAGTCCCTTCACTAACCTAGTCTAGCCGACTACCTAATCGAGTTTGATTTAGCATCGCTGGTTATTTCTTGACCGGTTCAATTACAAACAGGACTCTGGTTCCGGCCAAGTTATGTTGCGGCGGAGCCGTTGGATTCTTAGCCGTTGGGAAACCGGTCCAGTAGGTCTCGTTGAACTCATAGAACTCTCCAGGACGGTACTCCAGTGGAATCATCGGTACGTCCTGCATGAAGATTCGGTTCAACTCTCGGTAGATCTCGGTAAGCACTGCCTCGTCGGTGGTGACTACCGCAGCATCTAGCAAGGGACCAACGGCGTCGTTGTGATAACGGTTCCAGTTCCAGTAAGCGGTGCCCTCTCCGATGCCGGGAACGCCACGGCTATCCATGATATCACGGAAGCGCTGCCAGGGCTGGGCCGGAGACAATCCACCGGCTGGGGTGTTCATCAGCAGGTCAAAGTCACCGGAGTCACGATGAGTAGCCCAAATCGGCTGCTCGGGGAACTCGGCAACCACGTCAATACCAACGGCGCGGGCGCTGGCGGAGACAACCTCAAGGCTGGTCATCCAGTCCGTCCACCCGTAGGGGCATTCTGCCTTAAAGGGTCCAAGGCGAGTGCCATCGGGCAGAACGTAGATGCCATCTCTACCCTTGGTGGCTCCCAGTTCATTCTCCAGGATGTCTCGAGCCTTCTCGGGATTGTACTCCCAGCCGTACTGCTTCACGTCTTCCTCGCTGAAGTAGTGGGCCTCAGCAGCAGCATCAGGGATGATGATGCTGGAGTACACCGGGATGGAGTAGCGAGACATGGCGGTCTCAGCGACCTTAGCATAGTCAATGGAG
Proteins encoded:
- the murQ gene encoding N-acetylmuramic acid 6-phosphate etherase is translated as MDLDKLLTETRSPYVDLDTLSTREILAVINAEDKTVPLAVEAELDNIAAACELILASFQRGGHLYYVGCGTSGRLGVLDASECPPTFGVEPELVTGIIAGGNPALRTGIEGIEDDPVQGKTDLIAAGVTNKDVVVGIAASGRTPYVIGALTHAREIGAKTVAVACTPNSPIAALADVAITPLVGPEVLTGSTRMKAGTAQKMVLNMLTTTTMIRWGKVYSNLMVDVQPTNSKLIQRAYRIISLATGCDLETAKAAFAASHRRPKTAIVMLLAHCDRQEAEELLARADGFVRDAVALSQNQ